The following proteins are co-located in the Leptotrichia trevisanii DSM 22070 genome:
- a CDS encoding polysaccharide deacetylase family protein codes for MLYTYLFLVIVLIFLIFIIYNRTRKNFVLCLMYHSVDSEKGKGGIFVDEFEKHIKWIKDKKTFKMEELKGLNYTLPQNSILITFDDGYKNNYTLAFPILKKYNMKATIFLNTKFIEKDEAYLNWDEIREMYESGLIDFQLHTHSHQLTIKDIDVLAFYDNESSPYFKRESYNLFFEGNYDEKKDMEKLNGLPVFKLRSKISIPGYKPKKDFVKKYENIAELQKNNKSEKEKIEFLNKLFKEKQNEFFNKISEEDFGKIVEFEILENKKIIEEKLGKTPDCLAYPWGHRYKGNREDIRKLGVDVFITTRKGANSLKLNKNWIYRVSGDDFESFDEFKRELTDGSGAYYRKLRNIFVKKH; via the coding sequence ATGTTATATACATATTTATTTTTAGTAATAGTTCTGATATTTTTAATATTTATTATTTATAACAGGACTAGAAAAAATTTCGTTTTATGCCTTATGTATCACAGTGTTGACAGTGAGAAGGGGAAAGGTGGGATTTTTGTAGATGAATTTGAAAAGCATATAAAATGGATAAAAGATAAAAAAACTTTTAAAATGGAAGAATTAAAGGGGTTAAATTATACATTGCCACAAAATTCAATACTTATAACTTTTGATGATGGCTATAAAAATAATTACACTTTAGCTTTTCCAATTTTGAAAAAGTACAATATGAAGGCTACGATTTTTTTAAATACAAAATTCATTGAAAAAGACGAGGCTTATCTCAATTGGGATGAAATTAGGGAAATGTATGAAAGTGGACTTATTGATTTTCAGCTTCATACACATTCACATCAATTAACAATAAAGGATATTGATGTGCTTGCTTTTTATGATAATGAAAGTTCGCCATATTTTAAAAGGGAAAGTTATAATTTATTTTTTGAAGGAAATTATGATGAAAAAAAAGATATGGAAAAATTAAATGGACTTCCTGTTTTTAAATTAAGAAGTAAAATTTCAATTCCTGGATACAAACCTAAAAAGGATTTCGTCAAAAAATATGAAAATATTGCAGAACTTCAAAAAAATAATAAATCAGAAAAAGAAAAAATAGAATTTTTGAATAAATTATTTAAAGAAAAACAAAATGAATTTTTTAACAAAATCAGTGAGGAAGATTTTGGAAAAATTGTAGAATTTGAAATTTTGGAAAACAAAAAGATTATTGAAGAAAAACTGGGGAAAACTCCAGATTGTCTGGCTTATCCTTGGGGACACCGATACAAAGGGAACCGTGAAGATATAAGAAAACTAGGTGTCGATGTGTTTATTACTACTAGAAAAGGCGCAAATTCCTTAAAACTTAATAAAAATTGGATTTACCGTGTAAGCGGAGATGACTTTGAAAGTTTTGATGAGTTTAAGAGGGAATTGACTGATGGTAGCGGTGCATATTACAGAAAATTACGAAATATTTTTGTAAAAAAACATTAA
- a CDS encoding glycosyltransferase, with product MKEVTLVITSCGRFDLLEETLDSFFEYNTYPIKKIIITEDSTEGKKLEKLISKYYSKNQNFRLIVNETRLGQLKSIDKAYREIDTEYIFHCEDDWKFLKKGFIEKSMKLLEEDEKILVVGLRDKKDFAEDFFYDEDYISKTGEKYYNVKGEIFTYNPALRRKKDMDLFGLHEKLENQRYEEVLSNFYKERGFKTIFFKEPYVTHIGNKRHVHFSKNRKNTVLSFKIDRLIKKIRAKILKIKGKI from the coding sequence ATGAAGGAAGTAACGCTGGTAATAACTAGCTGCGGAAGATTCGACTTGCTGGAGGAAACACTTGACAGTTTTTTTGAATACAATACTTATCCGATTAAAAAAATTATAATAACCGAGGACAGCACAGAAGGAAAAAAGTTGGAAAAGCTGATTTCCAAATACTACAGTAAAAATCAGAATTTTAGGCTTATAGTGAATGAAACACGGCTGGGGCAGTTAAAGTCCATCGACAAGGCTTATCGTGAAATTGATACCGAGTACATCTTTCACTGTGAGGATGACTGGAAATTTTTAAAAAAGGGATTTATTGAAAAATCAATGAAATTGCTTGAAGAAGATGAAAAAATTCTAGTTGTCGGCTTACGTGATAAAAAAGATTTTGCAGAAGATTTTTTCTATGATGAGGATTATATTTCCAAAACTGGCGAGAAATATTACAATGTGAAAGGGGAAATATTTACCTATAATCCAGCTTTGAGAAGAAAAAAGGATATGGATTTATTTGGGCTCCATGAAAAACTGGAAAACCAGCGATATGAGGAAGTATTGTCGAATTTTTACAAGGAGCGTGGATTTAAGACAATATTTTTTAAAGAACCATATGTAACTCATATTGGAAATAAACGACACGTTCACTTTAGTAAAAACAGGAAAAATACTGTACTTAGCTTTAAAATTGATAGACTAATTAAAAAAATACGAGCTAAAATTTTGAAAATCAAAGGAAAAATTTAA
- a CDS encoding glycosyltransferase, with translation MKVLVLHGHLSMGGEERVLLNVLKNLVELDYDVDLLITWNHGENNLFENEIPEKVNYKFLFDNYDGKSKIIKEIYRIKAKTVYLKKVEKIIKEKKYDVIIDYSSNLLKYNNFDIKVPVFAWIHFSLTFGEQLSTDKIEKYKKQYKKYDKILAICDTMKDEFVEILGIDKNKVELVYNPINLEIIKEKAEDINPEYENYLKEDYFLQVSRLTQQKQPEHLVDIYYKLKQRGIKEKLYFIGDGEKVELIKQKIKEYNLENDVILLGQIENPYPFFKNAKLFVHTGRYEGLPTVLLESLAFGTPVVAYDCPTGPKDILGKNSKYGALIPLNDKDTFVEKVYELMNNNEKYENYKNQSLIRANDFSMESNRTKLKELIENTNF, from the coding sequence ATGAAAGTATTGGTATTGCATGGACATCTTAGTATGGGTGGAGAAGAGAGAGTTTTACTTAATGTTTTAAAAAATCTGGTGGAACTGGATTACGATGTTGATTTGCTTATAACTTGGAATCATGGGGAAAATAACTTATTTGAAAATGAAATTCCTGAAAAGGTGAATTATAAATTCCTATTTGATAATTATGATGGTAAAAGTAAGATTATCAAAGAAATTTATCGAATAAAGGCAAAGACAGTTTATTTGAAAAAAGTTGAAAAAATAATAAAAGAAAAAAAATATGATGTTATTATAGATTATTCTTCAAATTTATTGAAATATAATAATTTTGATATAAAAGTGCCTGTATTTGCATGGATTCATTTTTCACTTACTTTTGGGGAACAGCTAAGTACAGACAAAATAGAAAAATATAAAAAACAATATAAAAAATATGATAAAATACTGGCAATATGTGATACAATGAAAGATGAATTTGTAGAAATTCTAGGGATAGATAAAAACAAGGTGGAATTGGTTTATAATCCAATAAATCTTGAAATAATCAAGGAAAAAGCAGAAGATATAAACCCTGAGTATGAAAATTATTTAAAAGAGGATTATTTTTTACAGGTATCACGACTGACACAGCAAAAGCAGCCTGAGCATCTGGTTGACATTTATTACAAATTAAAGCAGCGGGGAATAAAGGAAAAACTTTATTTCATTGGAGATGGTGAAAAAGTAGAACTGATTAAGCAGAAAATCAAGGAATATAATTTGGAAAATGATGTAATTCTGCTTGGACAAATTGAAAATCCATATCCATTCTTTAAAAATGCAAAATTATTTGTGCATACGGGAAGATATGAGGGATTGCCGACTGTACTGCTGGAAAGCCTTGCTTTTGGAACGCCTGTCGTGGCTTATGACTGTCCTACAGGGCCAAAAGATATACTTGGGAAAAATAGTAAATATGGAGCGTTAATTCCATTAAATGATAAAGATACATTTGTGGAAAAAGTTTATGAATTAATGAACAATAACGAAAAATATGAAAATTATAAAAATCAGTCACTTATAAGGGCTAATGATTTTTCAATGGAAAGTAACAGGACAAAACTGAAGGAATTAATAGAAAATACAAATTTCTAA
- a CDS encoding glycosyltransferase family 2 protein, with protein sequence MKLSVGIITFNEENRIGKTLDSVKGIADEIIVVDSESSDRTVEIALSKGAKVFSEKWKGYGPQKNSVLEKCKGEWILLIDADEVISPKLKEKIKSIINSDNPSSDVYKIKLRNIAFRKEIKFGGWDDYVIRLWKNGKVKISDREVHEQYQTENKIRKINEMIIHYTYDSIEEFLEKLNRYTSQSAKEYIKKEKNPSFIKIYSKMLFRFIKMYILQLGFLDGYEGYLLAKYSSIYTMTKYTKLREEYYNNLGNDTSLVITTYNWPKALEACLNSALDQTVTPKEIIIADDGSKQETINLVKSFQQSYPNNNIIHSWQEDKGFRAGMSRNRAISKATGNYIIIIDGDLILNRHFVEDHIKNMERGCFIQGSRVITSPIVAQKMMEGKKINLFTKGLKNNMNMVRSKLLSKIFTKVDKNLRGIRSCNMSFFKEDLIRVNGFEEEIKGWGREDSELAVRLFNIGCKKKKLKFEALTCHLYHNENDRSRLKKNDEYLANAIKNKKTKAKKGLDRYEGSNAGNN encoded by the coding sequence ATGAAATTATCGGTAGGAATAATAACTTTTAATGAGGAAAATAGAATCGGGAAAACTCTGGATTCAGTAAAGGGAATAGCTGATGAAATAATAGTTGTAGATAGTGAAAGCAGTGATAGAACCGTAGAAATCGCCCTTTCCAAAGGTGCAAAAGTTTTTTCTGAAAAATGGAAGGGCTACGGGCCACAAAAAAATTCCGTACTTGAAAAATGCAAAGGTGAATGGATTTTACTAATAGACGCTGATGAAGTAATTTCACCAAAACTGAAAGAAAAAATAAAATCCATTATAAACAGTGATAATCCATCAAGTGATGTCTACAAAATAAAATTAAGAAATATTGCATTCAGGAAAGAAATAAAATTCGGGGGCTGGGATGACTATGTAATTAGACTTTGGAAAAATGGAAAAGTTAAAATTAGTGATAGGGAAGTCCACGAGCAGTACCAGACTGAAAATAAAATAAGAAAAATAAATGAAATGATAATACATTATACATACGACAGCATCGAAGAATTTTTAGAAAAATTGAACCGGTATACTTCACAAAGTGCAAAAGAATATATAAAAAAAGAAAAAAATCCAAGTTTTATAAAAATATATTCCAAAATGCTGTTTAGGTTTATAAAGATGTATATTTTGCAATTGGGGTTTCTGGACGGTTACGAAGGCTATCTGCTCGCTAAATACAGCTCAATTTACACAATGACAAAATATACGAAATTACGTGAAGAATATTATAACAATCTGGGAAATGATACTTCCCTCGTCATTACCACATATAACTGGCCAAAGGCTCTGGAAGCCTGCCTAAACAGTGCATTAGATCAGACTGTAACTCCAAAGGAGATTATAATTGCCGATGATGGCTCAAAGCAGGAAACTATTAACTTGGTAAAAAGTTTTCAGCAAAGCTATCCAAATAATAATATTATTCACTCGTGGCAGGAGGACAAGGGATTTCGGGCTGGAATGTCTCGAAACAGGGCTATAAGCAAGGCGACTGGAAACTATATAATAATAATAGACGGCGATTTGATATTAAATAGGCATTTTGTTGAAGATCATATAAAAAATATGGAAAGAGGATGCTTTATTCAAGGCTCAAGGGTAATAACTTCGCCGATTGTTGCCCAAAAAATGATGGAAGGCAAAAAGATAAACCTTTTTACTAAAGGGCTTAAAAACAATATGAATATGGTGAGAAGCAAGCTCCTTTCTAAAATTTTTACAAAAGTGGATAAAAACTTACGTGGAATACGTTCCTGCAACATGTCGTTCTTCAAGGAGGACTTAATTAGGGTAAACGGCTTTGAAGAGGAAATAAAAGGCTGGGGAAGGGAAGACAGTGAACTTGCTGTAAGGCTGTTTAATATTGGCTGCAAAAAGAAAAAATTAAAATTTGAGGCTTTGACTTGCCATTTGTATCATAATGAAAACGACAGAAGCAGACTGAAAAAAAATGATGAATACTTGGCAAATGCGATAAAAAACAAAAAAACGAAAGCTAAGAAAGGGCTTGATAGATATGAAGGAAGTAACGCTGGTAATAACTAG
- a CDS encoding glycosyltransferase family 9 protein, whose amino-acid sequence MKKINWKFYRPYRDRLVDKKNEMLSHIFDKSKKNINLVPTKINRILFLRTDGKIGDFIISSFIFREIKKHYPNIKIDVVADKSLENLLKLNKNIDKYYILDRKKMHEWRNIVKILRKNKYDALFDSTEGLKYKQVYLLNRVNATVNVGYNKDDYKIYNKNIKQNNTLKMIEIYKQMMKSINIEIEDTKYDVPVSEESEKNVAKFLEENNVKGKIIALNFFGASRGRKINEENALIIIRRLGEMYKDYTIIILDSPNDRETIHNILKRTDNKNILFFEKSRTILDSISIIKSCDLVVSLDTSILHIAEGLNKKVMAFYGPKINKNKWRIKEENNILIDYSENRINDVDFEKMFDDLCNQIGLPVTKKIKNMK is encoded by the coding sequence ATGAAAAAAATAAACTGGAAATTTTATAGGCCTTACAGGGATAGACTGGTTGATAAAAAAAATGAAATGTTAAGCCACATATTCGATAAAAGTAAAAAAAATATCAATTTAGTGCCTACAAAAATAAATCGAATTTTATTTTTAAGAACTGATGGAAAAATTGGAGATTTCATAATAAGTTCATTTATTTTTAGAGAAATAAAAAAGCATTATCCTAATATAAAAATAGATGTTGTTGCTGACAAATCTTTAGAAAATTTATTGAAATTAAATAAAAATATAGATAAATACTATATTCTTGACAGAAAGAAGATGCACGAATGGAGAAATATTGTAAAAATATTGAGAAAAAACAAATATGACGCTCTGTTTGATTCGACTGAAGGACTGAAATATAAGCAGGTTTACCTCTTGAACAGGGTAAATGCCACTGTTAATGTTGGATACAACAAGGACGATTATAAAATATATAATAAAAATATAAAACAGAATAACACTTTAAAAATGATTGAAATTTATAAACAGATGATGAAAAGTATAAATATTGAAATAGAAGATACGAAGTATGATGTTCCAGTTTCTGAAGAATCTGAAAAAAATGTAGCCAAATTTCTTGAAGAAAATAATGTGAAAGGGAAAATAATAGCATTAAACTTTTTTGGAGCTTCAAGAGGAAGGAAGATAAACGAGGAAAATGCACTTATTATAATAAGAAGGCTAGGAGAAATGTACAAGGATTATACAATTATAATTCTAGATTCGCCAAATGACAGGGAAACAATACATAATATCCTAAAAAGAACAGATAATAAAAATATTTTATTCTTTGAAAAATCCAGAACAATTCTGGATTCTATATCAATAATTAAGAGCTGTGATTTAGTAGTGTCGCTTGATACTTCAATTTTGCATATTGCTGAAGGGCTAAATAAAAAGGTAATGGCTTTTTACGGGCCTAAAATCAATAAAAATAAATGGCGGATAAAGGAAGAAAACAATATATTAATTGATTATTCTGAAAATCGAATTAATGATGTGGATTTTGAAAAAATGTTTGATGATTTATGCAATCAGATTGGCCTGCCTGTTACTAAAAAAATAAAAAATATGAAATAG
- a CDS encoding capsular polysaccharide synthesis protein has translation MNNYKFNISKLDRLNKKLRQKPYKYIYKEMMPKKLFNKIQNRVYFITQKMVGQDWNELLKEYFTKGIETEQIKPKKSFETEKIIWQFWGQGWNFEKLPDVVKISYKSVQKYKKDYTVIHLDMNNINDYLEIPEYILEKVKSKKINFAHFTDIIRLALLINYGGVWIDATILFTDYLPQEYFEMDYFMFQRDDSLSLEEKKDWEDYDDFYFSWNDEMKVRVLNSVIFAKKNNEVIKVLLDMLLIFWKHNDLAPNYFFFQVLYTELIENYYKDKKCKVVSDTLTHEMIRVWFDKFSQEKLDEMTKRINIHKLTYKIDAGKRNTAGSFLEHFKKMYEID, from the coding sequence ATGAATAACTATAAATTTAATATTTCAAAATTGGACAGGCTTAACAAAAAATTACGTCAAAAGCCATACAAATACATATACAAGGAAATGATGCCAAAAAAATTGTTTAACAAAATTCAAAACAGAGTTTACTTTATAACTCAAAAAATGGTTGGGCAAGACTGGAATGAACTTTTGAAGGAATATTTTACAAAAGGAATAGAAACAGAGCAAATTAAGCCTAAAAAATCATTTGAAACCGAAAAAATTATATGGCAATTCTGGGGGCAAGGTTGGAATTTTGAAAAGTTGCCTGATGTTGTGAAAATAAGCTATAAATCTGTACAAAAGTATAAAAAGGACTACACAGTTATACATCTAGATATGAATAATATAAACGATTATTTAGAAATCCCAGAATATATTTTGGAAAAAGTGAAAAGTAAAAAAATTAATTTTGCCCATTTTACAGATATAATAAGGCTTGCACTGTTAATTAACTATGGTGGTGTCTGGATTGATGCGACAATTTTGTTTACGGACTATTTGCCGCAGGAGTATTTTGAAATGGATTATTTTATGTTTCAAAGGGACGACAGCCTTAGTTTAGAAGAGAAAAAGGACTGGGAAGATTATGATGATTTTTATTTTTCGTGGAATGATGAAATGAAAGTCAGAGTCCTAAATAGCGTAATTTTTGCGAAAAAAAATAACGAAGTGATAAAAGTATTACTGGATATGTTGCTAATCTTCTGGAAACATAATGATTTAGCTCCAAATTACTTTTTCTTTCAAGTACTGTATACTGAGTTAATTGAAAATTATTACAAGGATAAAAAATGCAAAGTTGTTTCAGATACATTGACGCATGAAATGATAAGAGTCTGGTTTGATAAATTTTCGCAGGAAAAACTGGATGAAATGACAAAAAGAATTAATATTCATAAACTTACGTACAAAATAGACGCTGGGAAACGTAATACAGCAGGAAGTTTTCTGGAACATTTCAAAAAAATGTATGAGATAGACTGA
- a CDS encoding O-antigen ligase family protein: MKNKFNLTINMMGYIVSLLVGISLFLSEKFENNVLIPLLLLVFVIAMFLKENRKKLLKNIDIKFSIVLLLFVFVPFVIAYFDGGIDTRLDSYILRFLLFFPFAFFLSSTRKVLNLLKACLFGGTIISILATFDFIKNYNAWAHPIGAYYPRVTAILTVQDFANIMCIVLLFLLSFLFFYKNGNNKKNMIIKICLAILSAFILFLVIVNRSKMVYICLIPTILYILYKIRKRYVLIGILICFGGYFALPSSISSRLQYIVNYKNDPSSNLRVIFWETGIEAFKQKPLLGWQAEDRKQFNLDYYEKIGVKDYVYKNFLDKLSEWPIYYVHTHNAYLQFILDYGIVGFAFLVIFFVSILIKAIGINFSKDRENSDSRLVALEIGTKTTLAAWIIQGTTDINLNNKYMIITSAILIFVLNHLWKKKIKAEKGK; the protein is encoded by the coding sequence ATGAAGAATAAATTTAACTTAACTATAAATATGATGGGATATATCGTAAGTTTGTTAGTTGGAATATCTCTGTTTTTATCAGAAAAATTTGAAAATAATGTTTTAATTCCTTTATTATTGCTAGTATTTGTAATTGCTATGTTTTTAAAGGAAAATCGAAAAAAACTTTTGAAAAATATAGATATAAAATTTTCAATCGTATTATTGCTATTTGTTTTTGTACCATTTGTAATAGCGTATTTTGATGGAGGGATTGACACTCGATTGGATAGCTACATTTTAAGATTTTTATTGTTTTTTCCATTTGCGTTCTTTTTAAGCAGCACAAGAAAAGTTTTGAATCTTTTAAAGGCGTGTTTATTTGGCGGAACAATAATTTCAATTTTGGCCACTTTTGATTTTATAAAAAATTATAATGCGTGGGCTCATCCTATAGGTGCTTATTATCCGAGAGTTACTGCTATTTTAACTGTTCAGGATTTTGCCAATATTATGTGTATAGTGCTTTTATTTTTACTATCTTTTTTATTTTTTTATAAAAATGGAAACAATAAAAAAAACATGATAATTAAAATTTGTTTAGCTATTTTGTCTGCATTTATACTTTTTCTAGTTATTGTAAACAGATCCAAAATGGTTTATATCTGCCTAATACCGACAATTTTATACATCTTGTACAAAATAAGAAAAAGATACGTCTTAATTGGAATTTTAATATGCTTTGGAGGTTATTTTGCACTTCCAAGTTCAATTTCAAGCAGATTGCAATACATAGTAAACTATAAAAATGATCCATCCAGTAATTTAAGAGTGATTTTCTGGGAAACTGGAATAGAAGCATTTAAACAGAAACCATTATTGGGCTGGCAGGCGGAAGATAGAAAGCAGTTTAATCTTGACTACTATGAAAAAATCGGAGTTAAAGATTATGTATATAAAAATTTTCTTGATAAGCTGAGCGAATGGCCGATTTATTATGTCCATACACACAATGCCTATTTACAGTTTATTCTGGATTATGGAATTGTAGGATTTGCATTTTTAGTAATTTTCTTTGTAAGCATACTTATAAAGGCGATTGGCATAAACTTTTCAAAAGACAGGGAAAACTCAGATTCCAGACTGGTTGCACTTGAAATTGGGACAAAAACCACTTTAGCAGCTTGGATAATACAGGGAACTACTGATATTAACCTGAATAACAAATACATGATTATAACTTCTGCAATATTAATATTTGTATTAAATCACTTGTGGAAGAAAAAAATAAAAGCAGAAAAAGGAAAATAG
- a CDS encoding glycosyltransferase family 9 protein, with translation MSIVNGIKSKIIIWLFGTKKRHKNVDLKNMETILLNPKDSIGDTLMSFCYARQLKKIYPNVKLGMVVTNRNMEFTKLCNENEKIIDTVVKRNDVLKNHKKWDMLLDFLSKENTKRMIWKKVLSPKITMIFGESDEGHYYNRKNVKNYDFDCTPPIETHIIDYLINSEFSKYFKIEKQKPHIELLKKDIIKMEKFWKSDSEKLEKKTKTVKILLIPQGSDREMKPKEIADLLNNIEIEKIKNVKIIMGKTNGSEEYYKKLMTYVNKDLNIALSEKFDIKEYVLFMAAADLVIGVDGGGVHIASSLNKPLLSFYANNKYNLCRWSPKTTADSLQVISKTIGNHNQTYNFSLSEPIKWLNDKIEEVLKN, from the coding sequence ATGAGTATAGTAAATGGAATAAAATCCAAAATAATAATATGGCTGTTTGGTACTAAAAAGAGGCATAAAAATGTTGATTTAAAAAATATGGAAACGATACTTTTAAATCCTAAAGACTCTATTGGTGATACTTTAATGTCTTTTTGCTATGCAAGGCAATTAAAAAAAATATATCCTAATGTCAAATTAGGAATGGTAGTAACAAATAGAAATATGGAATTTACGAAATTATGTAATGAAAATGAAAAAATAATAGATACTGTCGTAAAACGGAATGATGTGCTTAAAAATCATAAAAAATGGGATATGCTGCTTGATTTTTTAAGTAAGGAAAATACAAAGCGGATGATTTGGAAAAAGGTGTTAAGTCCAAAAATTACAATGATTTTTGGAGAAAGTGACGAAGGGCATTATTATAATAGAAAAAATGTGAAAAATTATGATTTTGACTGTACTCCACCTATTGAAACCCACATTATAGATTATTTGATAAATTCTGAGTTTTCTAAATATTTTAAAATAGAAAAACAGAAACCGCATATCGAACTTTTGAAAAAAGATATTATTAAAATGGAAAAATTTTGGAAATCTGATTCTGAAAAATTGGAAAAAAAGACAAAAACAGTAAAAATTTTATTAATACCGCAAGGCAGTGATAGGGAAATGAAACCTAAAGAAATTGCTGATTTATTGAATAATATTGAAATCGAAAAAATAAAAAATGTGAAAATTATTATGGGTAAAACTAATGGAAGTGAAGAATACTATAAAAAACTGATGACTTATGTAAATAAGGATTTGAATATTGCCTTATCTGAAAAATTCGATATTAAGGAGTATGTCTTATTTATGGCGGCAGCTGATCTGGTAATCGGTGTCGATGGAGGAGGTGTTCACATAGCTTCTTCGCTAAATAAACCTCTTTTGAGCTTCTATGCAAACAACAAGTACAATTTATGCAGATGGTCACCTAAAACAACCGCTGACAGCCTGCAAGTAATTTCAAAAACCATCGGAAACCACAATCAGACATATAATTTTTCACTATCTGAACCAATAAAATGGTTAAATGACAAAATAGAAGAAGTATTAAAAAATTAA
- a CDS encoding ABC transporter ATP-binding protein, translating to MKNIKLDFGGIQKLKKYIKKYYILIILNILLATMSSLVSSAPIMLIQRLFDKGIAGKNEKDILYAAGAMIMLAIIGAILMYWNTIFSTVISSSIYKDIVTDIYNKIQTLDMEYFAGKKIGDMMTRVMTDPSNINSIILEVFNMIPEVIKVIVCMGIAFYVDFDLTLGVMIVTPILIVTVRRYAKKLKRSGKDRQEAIDSLNSKLQETLAGIRIIRAFATEKSEIKDFNKKNINLKRIAIRTARYNAKANSIMEALNYIIVALLLLFGGYRVLRAHNFTAGDFITIVGAISSMYTPARRAITRFNAISVNLSSITRVSEILEEVPSIINHPNCVKFENFSNDINFGNVDFKYKDNPERILKDINLNVKKGETVAFVGNSGGGKSTLVNLIPRFFDVSRGSLKIDGTDIRDYDIKSLRKGIGIVPQETFLFSGTILTNIRYSRQDATFEEVVEAAKQANAHEFIQNLPDGYDTEIGERGVKLSGGQKQRIAIARAILENPQILILDEATSALDNESEKLVQDALEKLMKGKTTFVIAHRLTTIENSNKIVVIQKGEIKEIGSHNELLSKDGIYKALYNKNFDISNKS from the coding sequence ATGAAAAATATAAAATTAGATTTTGGAGGAATTCAAAAACTGAAAAAATATATAAAAAAATACTATATATTAATTATACTGAATATTCTGTTGGCAACAATGTCATCTCTTGTTTCATCCGCTCCAATAATGCTTATACAAAGGCTGTTTGACAAGGGGATTGCAGGAAAAAATGAAAAGGATATTCTTTATGCGGCTGGAGCAATGATAATGCTCGCTATAATTGGTGCGATACTGATGTACTGGAATACTATTTTTTCAACGGTAATATCGTCATCTATTTATAAAGATATTGTTACTGATATTTACAATAAAATACAAACTTTGGATATGGAATATTTTGCAGGGAAAAAAATAGGCGATATGATGACACGGGTAATGACAGATCCCAGCAATATAAATTCCATTATACTGGAAGTTTTCAATATGATACCCGAAGTTATAAAAGTAATAGTCTGTATGGGTATAGCATTTTACGTAGATTTTGACTTGACACTTGGGGTAATGATTGTAACTCCAATTTTAATAGTAACCGTCAGAAGATATGCAAAAAAACTGAAACGTTCCGGTAAGGACAGACAGGAAGCAATCGACAGCTTAAATTCAAAATTACAGGAAACATTGGCTGGAATACGGATTATAAGGGCATTTGCAACAGAAAAGTCTGAAATAAAGGATTTTAACAAAAAAAATATAAATCTAAAGAGAATTGCTATCAGAACCGCCCGATATAATGCAAAAGCCAATTCAATAATGGAAGCCTTGAATTATATAATTGTAGCACTGCTGTTATTGTTTGGAGGTTATCGTGTTTTAAGGGCTCATAACTTTACTGCAGGAGATTTTATCACAATAGTAGGTGCAATTTCATCAATGTATACACCTGCAAGACGTGCCATAACCAGATTTAACGCAATAAGTGTAAATTTATCCTCAATTACAAGGGTTTCTGAAATTCTGGAAGAAGTTCCGTCTATCATAAATCATCCAAATTGTGTAAAATTTGAAAACTTTTCAAATGACATAAATTTTGGAAATGTTGATTTTAAATATAAGGATAATCCCGAAAGAATATTAAAAGATATTAATTTAAATGTCAAAAAGGGAGAAACGGTTGCATTTGTTGGAAATTCCGGTGGCGGAAAATCCACACTTGTGAATTTGATACCAAGGTTCTTTGATGTATCACGTGGTTCATTAAAAATCGACGGAACTGATATTCGGGATTACGATATTAAAAGTTTAAGAAAGGGGATAGGTATTGTACCACAGGAAACATTTCTATTTTCAGGAACAATACTTACTAATATTAGATATAGCCGTCAAGACGCTACCTTTGAAGAAGTTGTTGAAGCCGCAAAGCAAGCTAATGCACATGAATTTATCCAAAACCTTCCTGATGGATATGACACAGAAATCGGGGAACGTGGTGTAAAATTATCTGGTGGACAAAAACAAAGAATTGCAATTGCACGTGCAATCTTAGAAAATCCTCAAATATTAATTTTGGATGAAGCTACATCAGCTCTTGATAACGAGTCTGAAAAGCTGGTTCAGGACGCACTTGAAAAACTTATGAAAGGAAAAACTACATTTGTTATCGCTCATAGGTTGACAACAATCGAAAATAGTAATAAAATAGTAGTAATACAGAAAGGTGAAATAAAAGAAATAGGAAGTCATAATGAATTATTAAGTAAAGACGGAATTTACAAAGCATTATATAATAAAAACTTTGATATATCTAATAAAAGTTAA